The following are encoded in a window of Candidatus Delongbacteria bacterium genomic DNA:
- a CDS encoding ATP-binding cassette domain-containing protein, with product MNSNAVFEIKDFTTSYNGNVKIYIPELEIFKGEIVVILGNSGCGKTTLFETLGLMKRYYENESKVKVNINSEFSDLSYKDIWSDKEKIIEIRRKHYSFLFQDSIFFNNLKTIKENVILPKLLQPENLNSDEVEFENIKEKVNEIFNDNITLENKVNTLSGGEKQRVGFIRANYPEHHVFFADEPTGNLGENDAKKVFSLIANNIRKNQNVTALIVTHSIGLAREFADRIIVMNSSGTVKSENVLKTEKMKNDVRIYNNQNTVFSDEDILDLMNESDNNKIIDDKNALIKNIPLKHRKPLQKNYLKIVADSLVDIMRSFSKEKSRFVRYLIRPETNEKDFLFTKGNFLLWILLFIYISAFSGIFYSGRSLDTLDEKMNDPFLLWTDLKLKNEENINTITDSLNSNSDDFNILGVDTWAKTFDYFVINDDDTLISKYAVGQTIDASSSKLQKLMDEKIIYRGRVFNDNNDLGIIVSDKFLRKLGYVSKHGKVLKVDYVYLKVTMDEDLKDVRSKRIPREIKFPIKVIGQAKILPNKSSFLCSKKLLYGLKKQIHKKDIMENKHFYMLSDSNLDKNQLESFFSEEFPGNECYVVKVECAHSKLDTLTKSNDYSYTFKNMKTMITYKDFDKFLKNISIKFKNSKIMKYYPFEVPNITKKQEEKFNRDHFTGVSINVINVDKMEKLAHYLADNFQEEMDMEYVENIDNYNIVAKITQVLITTIVLLSILFSTIFIFQLLYFDLYKSRKYIGYLLAIGASENQVSLVYIRKTTVFLILVIIISFFVSLGLYTLYLLCINSFSLHYYMILLPPLSWNPMILILLSIIFSFIGRRFALEKILLNEPSELIYDRIDNN from the coding sequence ATGAATAGTAATGCAGTTTTTGAAATAAAGGATTTTACAACTAGTTATAATGGTAATGTTAAAATTTATATACCTGAGTTGGAAATTTTTAAAGGTGAGATAGTTGTAATATTGGGAAATTCCGGTTGTGGGAAAACAACTCTTTTTGAAACTCTCGGGTTAATGAAAAGATACTATGAAAATGAAAGTAAAGTAAAAGTTAATATCAACTCGGAATTTTCTGATTTATCCTACAAAGATATCTGGAGTGATAAAGAAAAAATTATCGAGATCAGGAGAAAACATTATAGTTTCCTTTTTCAGGATTCAATTTTCTTTAACAATCTTAAAACGATAAAAGAAAATGTAATATTACCAAAATTATTACAACCTGAAAATTTAAATTCCGATGAAGTAGAATTCGAAAACATTAAAGAAAAGGTCAACGAAATATTCAATGACAATATTACACTTGAAAACAAAGTAAATACCTTATCCGGAGGGGAAAAACAAAGGGTCGGTTTTATCAGAGCAAATTATCCTGAACATCACGTATTTTTTGCAGATGAACCAACTGGAAACTTAGGTGAAAATGATGCAAAAAAAGTTTTTTCTCTCATTGCCAACAATATAAGAAAGAATCAAAATGTAACTGCATTGATCGTTACACATTCAATTGGTCTTGCAAGAGAATTTGCCGATAGAATTATTGTGATGAATAGTTCAGGAACAGTAAAATCAGAAAATGTCCTCAAAACTGAAAAGATGAAAAATGATGTGCGTATTTACAATAATCAAAACACTGTTTTTTCGGATGAAGATATATTAGATCTGATGAATGAATCTGATAACAACAAAATAATCGATGATAAAAATGCATTGATCAAAAATATACCGTTAAAGCATAGAAAACCTTTACAAAAAAATTATTTGAAGATAGTAGCTGATTCATTGGTGGATATAATGCGTTCATTTTCAAAAGAAAAAAGCAGATTTGTACGATATTTGATCAGACCGGAAACTAACGAGAAAGATTTTTTATTCACTAAAGGTAATTTTCTACTCTGGATATTACTGTTTATATACATATCTGCATTTTCAGGTATATTTTATTCGGGTAGATCTTTAGATACTCTCGATGAAAAAATGAATGATCCGTTTTTACTCTGGACAGATCTAAAACTTAAAAATGAGGAGAACATAAATACTATTACTGATTCATTGAATTCTAATTCGGATGATTTTAATATTCTCGGTGTTGATACGTGGGCTAAAACATTTGATTATTTTGTAATTAATGATGATGATACGCTCATCTCAAAATATGCTGTTGGTCAGACCATTGATGCTTCGAGCAGTAAACTTCAAAAACTGATGGATGAAAAGATAATTTATAGAGGAAGAGTATTCAATGACAACAATGATCTTGGGATTATTGTTTCGGATAAATTTTTAAGAAAATTGGGTTATGTATCAAAACATGGTAAAGTTCTGAAGGTTGATTATGTTTATTTAAAAGTCACAATGGACGAAGACCTTAAAGATGTCAGATCAAAAAGGATCCCGCGTGAGATAAAATTTCCTATAAAAGTGATCGGTCAGGCAAAGATACTACCCAACAAATCATCTTTTTTATGCTCAAAAAAACTATTATACGGCCTTAAGAAACAGATACATAAAAAAGATATAATGGAAAATAAGCATTTCTATATGCTTTCAGATTCTAACTTGGATAAAAACCAGCTGGAATCATTTTTCTCTGAGGAGTTCCCGGGTAACGAGTGCTATGTTGTCAAAGTAGAATGTGCACATTCTAAATTAGACACTCTGACTAAAAGTAATGACTATAGCTACACTTTTAAAAACATGAAAACCATGATAACTTATAAAGACTTTGACAAATTTCTGAAAAATATCAGCATTAAGTTTAAGAACAGCAAAATAATGAAGTATTATCCTTTTGAAGTTCCTAACATTACAAAAAAACAGGAAGAGAAATTTAATAGAGATCATTTTACTGGTGTTTCTATCAATGTCATAAATGTAGACAAAATGGAGAAACTGGCCCATTATCTTGCGGATAATTTTCAGGAAGAGATGGACATGGAATATGTAGAGAATATTGATAATTACAATATAGTGGCTAAAATCACACAGGTTCTTATTACTACGATTGTTTTACTTTCAATTTTATTCTCCACTATATTCATATTTCAACTTTTATATTTTGATCTTTATAAGTCAAGAAAGTATATAGGTTATCTGCTTGCAATCGGTGCTTCAGAAAATCAGGTTTCTCTTGTTTATATAAGAAAAACAACGGTTTTTCTTATCCTGGTTATTATTATATCGTTTTTTGTTTCTCTAGGTCTTTATACATTGTACTTATTATGTATTAACTCTTTCAGCCTACATTATTATATGATATTGTTGCCACCTCTTTCGTGGAATCCGATGATACTTATATTATTATCAATAATTTTCAGTTTTATAGGTAGAAGGTTTGCTTTGGAGAAAATATTACTTAATGAACCATCAGAATTGATTTATGACAGAATTGATAACAATTAA